A part of Schistosoma mansoni strain Puerto Rico chromosome W, complete genome genomic DNA contains:
- a CDS encoding cript-related — MNATSKKQKRKRTYEQSNEQPIVIDLTNSDDSCNNTLADQTVSTTGTESIESLPIINVLSWNIQGLELANLNKRMMSVVETIKKEEFHVVCLQEVILVCLEILREKLESTYHIFSASDHNSLWDYFVVILVKKHPDIKVDTDSVSIQPFPNSVMNRHLLSIDLNLSQFLPKSNLELNLRIFTAHLESCAEYSGERVTQLKSVWDTMSSYVNCGDSKASSNRGRASIFCGDLNLRDSEVDSVVTFFMS, encoded by the exons ATGAACGCTAC AAGTAAGAAACAAAAGCGCAAACGAACATATGAGCAATCAAATGAACAACCGATTGTGATTGATCTTACAAATTCTGATGATTCATGTAATAATACATTAGCAGACCAGACAGTGTCAACTACTGGAACTGAATCAATTGAAAGTTTGCcaataataaatgttttatcGTGGAATATTCAAGGTTTAGAGTTAGCAAATCTAAACAAACGAATGATGTCTGTAGTGGAGACAATAAAGAA AGAAGAATTCCATGTAGTTTGCTTACAAGAGGTTATACTTGTCTGTTTGGAAATTCTCCGTGAGAAGCTAGAGTCGACGTATCATATTTTTTCTGCATCTGATCATAACTCTCTATGGGATTATTTTGTTGTCATTTTAGTTAAAAAGCATCCAGACATAAAGGTTGACACGGATTCTGTTAGC ATTCAACCCTTTCCTAATTCTGTAATGAATCGTCATCTGCTATCTATTGATCTGAATTTATCACAGTTCCTACCAAAGTCCAATTTAGAATTAAATCTACGAATATTTACTGCACACTTAGAAAGTTGTGCAGAATACTCTGGTGAACGAGTGACTCAATTGAAAAGTGTTTGGGATACAATGTCCAGTTATGTCAACTGTGGAGATTCTAAAGCTAGTTCAAATAGAGGTCGTGCAAGTATATTTTGCGGTGACCTTAATCTGAGGGATTCAGAGGTAGATTCTGTCGTTACTTTTTTCATGAGttaa